The DNA sequence AATCCAGGAGAACTTTATAGGGGCCTTCTTCAAATATAAGAGGGACCTGCATGATGCCTACCTTGAGGGAACATTTGAGATAATATTCAACTTCGTAGGGCCAGGCGAACTCGAATTTTATAAGGTTAAGGGCAGGCCCAAGCGTATGGTTGATAGGAGATAGTCCAGCTAAGGTTGGGATGTAGGGCAGACATCATCATGGACGGATAGTTTCAGGGAACTGAGCCTTCCTTCAGTGGATAGCGAATTATATAATTAAAATGGTGCTGAATGCAGAAACATTATCGACTGAGTACATAAATTCTGGAGTAAAACGATGCTGAATGCAGAAACCTATGTCACATCAACAGAGGGGACCGGTGGAAGAATAAGGGTGCATAACAGGGACTTTGAGGTGGAGGAGATCCCCCTCACAGAGCCCAGTGGCAGCGGCCCAAACACATGGATATGGATAGAGAAGGAGGGCAGGACAACCCTCGACGTCCTCCTCGACATTGCAAGGGAACTCCACCTTGACAGGAGAAGGATGGGATTCGCTGGCATGAAGGATAAGAGGGCCGTCACCAGACAGTGGATATGTGTGAGCAACACAGCACCCTCAGAGGTTAAGGCCATAGAGGAAAGGATAAGAAACGTTAAATTCCTCAGGGTCACAGCAAATGAGAAGAAACTCCGGATGGGCCAGCTGTTGGGCAACCGTTTCAGGATCCTGATAAGGGACACCGAAATCGATGAACCCCTGGAAACAGCCAAGGCCACCCTCCAGGAACTTGAGGATAAGGGTGTCCCGAATTACTATGGCTGGCAGCGCTTTGGGAGTCCAAGGGCAAACACGCACCTTGTTGGACGGGCACTTGTCCATGGCGATGTAAAGGGCGCGGTTGACAGCTACATAGGTAACCCCCTTGAGGGGGAATCAGAGATTGTTTCAGAGGCCAGGAGGGCCTATGACAGGGGCGACCTTGAGGAGGCATATGAGCTCATGCCATCATCAATGAGGTATGAGAGGATGATGCTGAGACCGATGCTCAGGGATCTACGTAGGGGTGAGTTCTCAGATGAATCATACGTGAGGGCCATCCATGCACTTCCGAAGCCCCTGAAGAGGATGTTCGTCCACGCCTACCAGTCATACCTCTTCAACCGGGCAGTAAGTGAGAGGGCGGCCCTCGGCATAAACACCCACATCCCCGGCGATATAGTCATTGATAATGACCAGCACATAATACATGACGCTGATCCAGATGAACTGGAGGAGCTGATCCTAAACTTCGAGGCCCATCCGACAGCACCCTTATATGGCAGCAAGGTCCCCCTTGCCAGTGGAAGGCCCGGTGAGATTGAGAGGAGGATACTTGAGGATGAGGGAGTGTCCCTTGAGGACTTCAACTC is a window from the Methanothermobacter thermautotrophicus str. Delta H genome containing:
- the truD gene encoding tRNA pseudouridine(13) synthase TruD, which produces MLNAETYVTSTEGTGGRIRVHNRDFEVEEIPLTEPSGSGPNTWIWIEKEGRTTLDVLLDIARELHLDRRRMGFAGMKDKRAVTRQWICVSNTAPSEVKAIEERIRNVKFLRVTANEKKLRMGQLLGNRFRILIRDTEIDEPLETAKATLQELEDKGVPNYYGWQRFGSPRANTHLVGRALVHGDVKGAVDSYIGNPLEGESEIVSEARRAYDRGDLEEAYELMPSSMRYERMMLRPMLRDLRRGEFSDESYVRAIHALPKPLKRMFVHAYQSYLFNRAVSERAALGINTHIPGDIVIDNDQHIIHDADPDELEELILNFEAHPTAPLYGSKVPLASGRPGEIERRILEDEGVSLEDFNSIKVPKLGSHGMRRAIRFRIWDVDAHESQEGLTVEFSIPRGCYATSVLREIMKKDVV